The genome window ATGGTACAGATTGCGATTCCGATTAGGACCGCCTGTTTTGCAATCCGCAGAGTTTCCTGAGAAATGCTAACGGCTTTTGCGACTCGCGAAAGGTCATCTTTTAGGATAACAACGGCAGCGGATTCACTAGCAGCAGTTGATCCGTGAGCTCCCATCGCAATTCCAACATCAGCTGTCACAAGAGAAGGTGCGTCGTTTACGCCGTCACCAACCATGAAAACAGGATGTTCATTTGTTGGAATAGCTTTAAGTGCATTGATTTTATCTTGGGGAAGAAGGTCGGCTTTAACCTGCGTGATCCCTACTTGTTGGGCAACTTTATCTGCAATAACAGCTTGGTCTCCCGTTAACATTAATAGATTGGTAACCCCAAGCTTTTTTAACTGGTTCATTGTTTGCTTTGCTTCAGGACGAATATGATCGGTAAAAGTAATTGCACCATAGTATTGCCCATCGACGCTCACATAGATAGCCGTTGATGCTAACATCTGGTTAAGATTTTCTGGTGATACGAATTTTAATTTTCCTACTTTAACTTCCCGTCCATCAACAGTTGCTAAAATTCCTTTACCGGTTATTTCTGTAAGTTGATCGACAGGTGATAAGGAAACATTATACGCAGTGGCGTAAGAAAGCAGTGAGCGTGCTAGGATATGTGATGATTGTTGTTCAGCGCTTACGGCGTAATGGAGGAGCTGAGTTGAGTCAATTTTTCCTGTCGGCAAGATTTTATCAACAGTCAATTGACCACTTGTAATAGTTCCTGTTTTATCAAATGCACCAGTTTTAGCAACCGCTAGTTTTTCCAGTACGCTCCCTGTCTTGACCACAATTCCGTTTCGTGAAGCCCGACTCATTCCAGAAACCATTGCCACTGGAGCTGCGAGAATTAACGGACATGGTGAAGCAACAACGAGAACCTCCGCAAATCGTTCGGGACGGCCAGAAAGCACCCATGCGAGTGAAGAGATAATAATGGCAATAATCGTAAATGGAACAGCATATCGGTCGGCTAATCGAACAAAGTGGGCAGGGGTGGATTCAGCCTCCTTAACCAATTTAACGAGTTGCTGATATTGACTATCTTTGGCTAGCTTGGTGACCTGTAAAGTGATGGCATTATCACCATTAACAGATCCAGACATCACTTCATCACCGGTTGTTTTGGAAACTGGCCGTGATTCACCAGTTAATGAAGACTCATCAAATAAACCTTCGCCGATTTTAATGATTCCATCGACTGGTACTAATTCTCCAGGCTTAACGATAAGCTGGTCACCAACTTTGA of Limosilactobacillus reuteri subsp. reuteri contains these proteins:
- a CDS encoding heavy metal translocating P-type ATPase — encoded protein: MKKLSNKQKLIIILVIAAIAVVLQFGFHLQLFAQILVTVVGAIVAFSMFIGMIKTIRSGKYGVDLLAIMAVVATLAVSEYWAAMVILVMLTGGDALEDYAAKKASTELKALLNNSPQTAHLITNGKTSDIPVNDVKVGDQLIVKPGELVPVDGIIKIGEGLFDESSLTGESRPVSKTTGDEVMSGSVNGDNAITLQVTKLAKDSQYQQLVKLVKEAESTPAHFVRLADRYAVPFTIIAIIISSLAWVLSGRPERFAEVLVVASPCPLILAAPVAMVSGMSRASRNGIVVKTGSVLEKLAVAKTGAFDKTGTITSGQLTVDKILPTGKIDSTQLLHYAVSAEQQSSHILARSLLSYATAYNVSLSPVDQLTEITGKGILATVDGREVKVGKLKFVSPENLNQMLASTAIYVSVDGQYYGAITFTDHIRPEAKQTMNQLKKLGVTNLLMLTGDQAVIADKVAQQVGITQVKADLLPQDKINALKAIPTNEHPVFMVGDGVNDAPSLVTADVGIAMGAHGSTAASESAAVVILKDDLSRVAKAVSISQETLRIAKQAVLIGIAICTILMLVASTGIIPAFFGAMLQEVIDTVSILWALKARKMTD